In Oceanotoga teriensis, the following proteins share a genomic window:
- a CDS encoding cytochrome c biogenesis CcdA family protein gives MNNFGLQQNVTYLTAFTGGLISFLSPCIIPLIPIFFSILITDIKKPRIVIKRSIGFFLGLSLFFSILGVISGSISLLFAKYKWLIDLFGGILIIIFGIIYILKIQIFKNTNINLSKFKNDSFVSSFIMGIIISFVWIPCSGPILAAIFTMAATSENVIKSSITLFLYSLGISIPFLFLSGFISKLFSKISFGEPKWQKHLRIIGGSILIIVGILISTGFFNILQGV, from the coding sequence TTGAATAATTTTGGCCTACAACAAAATGTTACCTATTTGACAGCTTTTACTGGAGGTTTAATATCTTTTTTAAGCCCTTGTATAATACCTTTAATTCCTATTTTTTTTAGTATTTTAATAACTGATATTAAGAAACCTCGTATAGTTATAAAAAGAAGTATAGGATTTTTTTTAGGATTATCTTTATTTTTTTCTATTCTTGGGGTTATATCGGGAAGTATTTCTCTATTATTCGCAAAATATAAATGGTTAATAGATTTATTTGGAGGAATTTTGATAATTATATTTGGAATAATTTATATTTTAAAAATTCAAATTTTTAAAAATACAAATATTAATCTATCAAAATTCAAAAATGATTCATTTGTTTCATCATTTATAATGGGTATAATAATATCTTTTGTTTGGATTCCTTGTTCTGGTCCAATATTAGCCGCTATTTTTACAATGGCCGCAACAAGCGAAAATGTTATTAAATCTTCAATAACTTTATTTTTATATTCGCTTGGAATATCTATTCCATTTTTATTTTTAAGTGGTTTTATAAGTAAACTTTTTTCAAAAATAAGTTTTGGAGAACCTAAATGGCAAAAACACCTCAGAATCATAGGCGGCTCTATTTTGATTATTGTTGGAATTTTAATAAGTACAGGTTTTTTTAATATTTTACAGGGGGTATAA